taaaaaaatagcacATCTCTCAGACCACCTTAGCGCAGTACAATGGTTATCAACTTTATTTGTACAAGAGTGCAATTATAAGCCTAGAGCTAGTCACAGTCCAATTTTGCTATGATCTGAAGAATATATTGGACTAGTATGTATCAAACTTATCTATTCAAGAGAACTGTGAGGTGTATTCAGTTAGGGCTATAATTATGTTAACCAATGCACGGCCTGCCGATGCCATGCAGCTAACTCTTACTACCCAATTGGTAGTTCCAAACTTGTATCAATGTAGATTAGAAATTACTTTACTATTTCAACCATTTATTTAGGGAATTACCTTTAATAATGGCTGATAAAAAAGGTGTGTTGCTGATGCACCAGTACAAAAGAGGAGGCAATCCATTACCCTAGAAGCTATGCTGGAGATAATGGAGCACAGAAGGGAGAAACGCCAACAGAAAACACATATAGCATCAAATGTTTCAGTCGggactactgtactgtattatcaAGACCCACCAATATTTGCCACCCCATGTGTCACCTATCACCATCCCCGGTAATTAACCTCTTCActtaaaaaaaattttgaattctGATAAGCAGGAAATCATAAAAAGTCAATAATATGCAGCATTTCTAATATTAATTGCCCCAAAAATATAGGTTTAGTTGTTGAAATTTGGTGGACCAAAAAGAGACATTGCTCATTCATAGCATAGTGGTTCTGACTCGCAAACATCTTTTTGTTTGCATATGTTGGGGACACTGTACaaagtatacagtacagtaattagatACTTCACAAGCAAAATAAATTCCTACAATTTTAAAAAAGTTTGTatgtaaaatatattaaaataacaTACCTCTTCAAGTTTGCTTTTTGGAACTCTGCACACGCAATTGGTGCCAAAATTTGTGTCTCGGGCCTGGATGCAGCGAAGGCAGCACAGGTTCTCGTAACCCTGCTTGCGCCACTTCGCAATGAGGTTCTGATCAGCAATTTTCTCTTTAAGGCAATAATCATATAATTCTGCAATGTAAGAACGGAGGGATTATTTCCTTTACATTATGAAGAATACATTTACAACATTTTTATTTTGCAATAACTATGGTGTTAATATAACAAGACTTGAGATTATTATAGGTAAAGTCCTACCAAGGTAAATACATGAACTGCTTAAAGGTTGATTCATTAAGCCATTATTAAGACTTTAGCCTTTATTAATTTTACAAATATAGAATATAATTTGCTTGTAAAACAAGCAGAACTATCCTATAATTGTTAAATTAACACTACACTGCACTTAACACTACtgtacttaatttttttttttatttttgtagacTGCATGATTTTTACTAACAGCATGCTAAATTTAGTTCTATTCAGAAGAAACAattatacaataaatacaataatgctTCAAAATCATTTCTTACCCCGACTGATAGCTTTTCTTCTATAAAAAAGATCATAGATGTAACGGGAGCGTTGGTGATGAATGCGAAATATTGGCCATAAAGATTCCACTTTTCGCTTTCCCTCATGTGACTCAGTCTCCGCTAAACATAAAAAAAAGTGTCATTAAATCTCGGTACAGTACTATAAATGCATGAAAATAATTGTACAGTATTGTAAAACAGGAGCGAATGGCATCTTTCATGTAGTTTTAGCAGAGTAGAGTTTGAAAAGTGCCAAAAGTTATAGATACAAGTCAcatcatatacagtatacataaacATGAGACCTACCTAACCCATCCTAACCTGtcataaactaacctaaccaatctcaaCCATGCATTATAAAGCCTAAcctaacaaaatatatatatacagctctAAAGATCTTTGTACGATTTGACTATATACACCATCTTAACCTAATACTGTATATCcaaatgaaaaacaaaaatttTGTATTTTATAAATACtacaagaggtgtgtgatgacatCAGTTTAACCCTTGGGACCATTTTGGAAACTACTGGCATAATTGAGTATACTGTATACCAATAATTAATTTTATTGGGGACAGAAAGCCTgataatatatattttctttaggcttatattgaaatccccccccccccctcctaacaATGTCAAAGGATGCAACCCCAGAACAGTTACCCATttgctactaggtgaacagaggaagcaGGTGAAAGCAAATGTGTGGAATGAAAAGGAGTTTCTTTTCATTCCAAATCAACAAATCAACTCTCGTACTTACCCTCCCGCATCTTCTGGTCCAGCTCCTCCAGAGTGGGCTCGATCAGCTCCCAGCCCTCCGGGGGCGGCTTCCTGCTCCGGCGGACCTTAGGCATGGTGTGGGGCCTCCAGGTGCTGCTCCAGCCACACTATCCTCCAGATGCTGCTCTTGCCACACTATCCTCCAGGTGCTGCTCCAGCCACACTATCCTCCAGGCGCTGCTCCAGCCACACTATCCTCCAGGCGCTGCTCCAGCCACACTATCCTCCAGGCGCTGCTCCAGCCACACTATCCTCCAGGCGCTGCTCCAGCCACACTATCCTCCAGGCGCTGCTCCAGCCACACTATCCTCCAGATGCTGCTCCAGCCACACTATCCTCCAGGTGCTGCTCCAGCCACACTATCCTCCAGGCGCTGTTCCAGCCACACTATCCTCCAGGTGCTGCTCCAGCCACACTATCCTCCAGGCGCTGCTCCAGCCACACTATCCTCCAGGTGCTGCTCCAGCCACACTATCCTCCAGGCGCTGCTCCAGCCACACTATCCTCCAGATGCTGCTCCAGCCACACTATCCTCCAGGTGCTGCTCCAGCCACACTATCCTCCAGGCGCTGCTCCAGCCACACTATCCTCCAGGTGCTGCTCCAGCCACACTATCCTCCAGGCGCTGCTCCAGCCACACACTAACCTCcagccacaccctcacctctGCCACACGGCCACCCTTCTCCCTCGTCGTCCACACAGTTACTATAACACTCACACACGGCTACTTTCCGCTACAGACCATCAAACAACACAACAAAAGGGGCCTGAATGCTTCAGCTGCAACAATACAAACTATTCGCCATTTGTATTTGCCCCAGGGTTGCCAGATACAAATTGCTaagagtagcgagctgacggtctaaaagtagcgagtttgtaataagagtagcccagttttttgtttcgtgactgatacgggtttcaaagtaatctattatgatatatagagtacattaaacgattttaattgttttattaacattatctctgcatatatatatatttaaccaatatgataataggataacttaccaatatttactgtttgaagcttaatgggtgtgaagtccttccacgtctttacagttgaagattaccaagatcttgatctgcatccacaacctcgttcttgtatattgcagactcatatttaagcattgacatgagtggttcaaatgacgagcaacaagttacattttcttcaagatatgttttgattctcaagactgatgtcaaaagcacaagtcccattcccattcaagatttctcagtttagttttcacagacgttaCTCTCGAAAATATCCGTTCAACCAGGTCATTACTGATCggcaagctgtatattttcaatacaaactcagcgaggtcaatcagtatgggatcgccagcagtgttcttgacagttattgtcttggtctaaaatgacgattcagatgtcggaatttatcccttacaaatgttggactagtcaatggttaacagtaggcgccactgactttcaatttcactaagcttagattggtcagctaatactaaCGGAAGTTCCGAAAATGGTGGCCATGTAAGCTAAGGCATATGATAggtaacagatttttcaccttCTTTTATAGTTTCAACATTActtagaatacgagaaagaagctatttgcaagctttcattaaaaaattatcgcatctttcttgaacattttgaaacttttcctgggttgtaaaattgttttgtctgttagtggccagaagtgttgaaaattcgtaaccaaagtcaactttctccaggggcagacacatagaattgtagtccaaattaacatgaaagaaagggcccgggtacaggcccagaaagggcccgggtacaggcccagaaagggcccgggtacaggcccagaaatggcccgggtacaggcccggaaagggcccgggtacaggcccagaaagggcccgggtacagggctGGAAATGGCCCGGgttcaggcccagaaatggcccgggtacaggaccggaaatggcccgggtacaggcccagaaatggcccgggtacaggcagagaaagggcccgggtacaggcccagaaagggcccgggtacaggcccagaaagggcccgggtacaggcccagaaggggcccgggtacaggcccagaaagggcccgggtacaggcccagaaagggcccgggtacaggcccagaaagggcccgggtacaggcccagaaagggcccgggtacaggccacgaaagggcccgggtacaggcccagaaagggcccgggtacaggcccagaaagggcccgggtacaggcccagaaagggcccgggtacaggcccagaaagggcccgggtacaggcccagaaatggcccaggtacaggcccagaaatggcccacatgatgaggatgcacgattcttctgagtattccaagagtgaagttttctaagacagtgtgaaggctatactgatctgcttcatcttttgataaagtaaattcatcctttcaaaatcatttaggattggtttgagacatgtgaaatatagcttattggagggattagcgtacattgaaaatagttgccttgcaacatatttatcacaagaggaaaaagctatttggtaatgagttgttagaGAACCCCACTGATCAAACGGCCGCTAtacactaccgctccttgccaaccatcgtcttcctgacaaaggtattaactgtaagggatctttcccgtcatttatcaatctgtaaatttctagataactttctcctcttaatgaagatctgtggaaccaagtgtagcttttgggatgaagtattattaacaattaaggttgggaaatctattgcccctggggaggattaccttgccttgcggttactttttctttcaaaggttcctaggatcaacgtccccaggggccggtctctgaccagggctctcctgcggtaagtggtctactcaatcaggctgttggactcggctgtgatttgtacagattatattattaaagcataaataatcatcattgagtttcttaatattaatatcccaaagtagcccaacttgcgtttaaactagcccaaaaaagtcgcaagtagcgaaattaaaaatttgggagcgtggggctctcaaaagtagcccaattcgctactagtagcccaatctggcaaccctgatttgcccgaaacgctgtaaatacaaatagtatatatatatattattgtcttTAAACATAGTAtattactagctctatctagaaatctaacATTCTGCGTttaattaatgttatatatatgaccttttacctaaataaattattattattattagtattatagaATACTGCTGGAAGACTTGCCACATAACACTAAAACGCCGCCATCTGTTGTTTGTAAAGACAATTACTTCCAGCTGCACCTCTCTTGGACTCTAATTAAGCTTTGTACAAATTTATAATGTTTACCCAAACATTATATAATgtttagcctctgtttacccaacagtaaaatgggaacctggttgttatcgatgagaacaccaaggaatttgccatctactctattactaatttggatattgtttattct
The DNA window shown above is from Procambarus clarkii isolate CNS0578487 chromosome 21, FALCON_Pclarkii_2.0, whole genome shotgun sequence and carries:
- the l(1)10Bb gene encoding protein BUD31 homolog; translation: MPKVRRSRKPPPEGWELIEPTLEELDQKMREAETESHEGKRKVESLWPIFRIHHQRSRYIYDLFYRRKAISRELYDYCLKEKIADQNLIAKWRKQGYENLCCLRCIQARDTNFGTNCVCRVPKSKLEEGKIVECVHCGCRGCSG